Proteins found in one Amycolatopsis umgeniensis genomic segment:
- a CDS encoding HD domain-containing protein, with protein sequence MLDAFDRSERLELGEFCGQLRRLRLACGNPTLKALASVAPVERSQLSVLFLGKIPNPPSWDLVRAVVEVCRRTATEKGLSPSVPLDYSYWQDQLQRVIQTVARPTPDAWVDLAGKHRAWQFADESDSLRPETEALAQRLADRRATAERRLAGDPWHDRGLPERVLAYADDLLQRCNADGTFRLSPTEAALVVLTPMLHHVVSLETAAEFADVEPTNLEQTAAVPGSPRSGYERFLASNPHQRLVTRACLPHIEGRETQSEEIGWWLYHRWLAGYAPRAEANPVGGLVEDGRLHRVLAGPLAHLIRLFRLPPSDLRNPARDHLGSVRGPVVRERLVGLLLVTAHAMAIQLSTLSSTIVEHLGIPEPVKIDELRQALEVCDWTVESSGIVLNARCRHEAVLEALVEHCDHTDEVLRAVRSVAARETAVQALQFLPVNASAREVRPEEVAGKDLFVVPPARFALDETRVRELLMGEQLYRDRSLAIRELYQNALDACRYRRARHEYRRRTGQPDGEWRGRIEFEQGVDVDGRPYLLCRDNGVGMGRTELCEVFSQVGVRFADRLEFAEERAEWAGADVFLHPNSRFGIGVMSYFMLADEIEVTTCRMSRDERLPGPELKVFIAGPGHLFRINEVASHGNEPGTSIKLFLRPGEELPSCVRTLQALLGIAEFETVAEHDGSVAEWHPNELKPRERQAWEENGINAFGQLAAANPGQNGQVVWCQFGGALLVDGIYVHASYQGKVLHAVEGALDPRGAVINIVGPRAPALTVDRMSVFEDVSDVAEELLREAAGVLRSDGFAFASYSWIIDVARTSPGIADLVTETFSDAGVELVLSDRPLSLGVSGVMAIDSELCDAHNLSGREAGKTIREWKVPDHILLWRLLALVEDPLGSLSGIAVERTRKLLPAKPSDTLILGNLADYARDGLDSELPLGPFFKSCADLGVEEDVISERMQLLNLSRPRLITEATPRHSPIDLALLSRSADGRPPWLAVGPVDVSHLIVASVRLKMPITRVADRLKEFGYSTPDSTDLPRRVEDSDLRLLSYNNDGKRPWISLKGGISFQKLVQFAIASHQEVDQLLYRARELKLPVHGSRTVSISIFELEPQIAQLAAEFWLTLGEGVSRAELAYRVARRGISPRSAAEMLTMAGLDFQEVYAIPVSLDSNDVAILVAMSSFRDVVSVACLIDISLKTSISQMEVASRLSKLGFNVPVEVDSALILDSKDRQIVDRVQNMLYSGVVRPQIVIRAAVGAECSPWEAGIRLRRLGIQVENYDNLPTTSSELDLKAMSSNFDLFKFIPEGVPVPEAHIIRIAHQNRLSPRDVTRRLTSLGYQSPPEDQVPACCFDSDVKLLSWRELTSHNRWQDPYQPVSIANLIRAAIRCRISIMAAAARMTELGCRVPDLETVLPPLLARVPTIQDS encoded by the coding sequence ATGTTGGACGCGTTCGACCGGAGTGAGCGACTTGAGCTGGGCGAGTTCTGCGGACAGCTCCGACGGCTGCGACTCGCGTGCGGGAATCCCACGCTCAAGGCATTGGCGAGTGTCGCCCCGGTTGAGCGCTCCCAACTTTCCGTCCTCTTCCTCGGTAAGATCCCCAACCCGCCGTCCTGGGATTTGGTGCGAGCAGTCGTGGAGGTCTGCCGCCGTACCGCAACCGAGAAGGGACTCTCCCCATCGGTCCCCCTGGACTACAGCTACTGGCAGGACCAGCTTCAGCGCGTGATCCAGACGGTCGCCCGTCCCACCCCGGACGCTTGGGTGGACTTGGCCGGGAAGCACCGCGCCTGGCAGTTCGCGGATGAGTCGGACTCGCTGCGGCCGGAAACCGAGGCATTGGCGCAGCGGCTGGCTGACCGGCGCGCGACCGCCGAGCGGCGGCTGGCCGGCGACCCGTGGCATGACCGTGGGCTGCCCGAACGTGTGCTGGCCTACGCCGACGACTTGCTCCAGCGGTGCAATGCGGATGGCACGTTCCGGCTCTCTCCGACCGAGGCCGCGCTGGTGGTGCTGACGCCGATGCTTCACCACGTGGTCTCACTCGAGACGGCAGCGGAGTTCGCCGACGTTGAGCCGACGAATCTCGAGCAGACTGCAGCAGTGCCCGGATCGCCTCGGTCCGGGTACGAGAGGTTCCTGGCCTCAAACCCGCACCAGCGGCTGGTCACGCGGGCATGTCTGCCACACATCGAGGGCCGGGAGACCCAGTCGGAGGAGATCGGCTGGTGGCTCTACCACCGATGGCTTGCTGGCTATGCTCCGCGAGCCGAGGCGAATCCGGTCGGAGGCCTCGTCGAGGACGGTCGACTGCACCGTGTTCTCGCAGGCCCTTTGGCGCACTTGATCCGGCTGTTCCGGCTGCCGCCGAGCGATCTCCGGAACCCGGCGCGAGATCACCTGGGCAGCGTTCGCGGGCCGGTCGTCAGGGAAAGGCTCGTCGGGTTGCTGCTGGTCACCGCCCACGCTATGGCGATACAGCTGTCCACGCTTTCCAGCACGATCGTGGAGCATCTCGGCATCCCGGAGCCCGTCAAGATCGATGAGCTGCGGCAGGCCCTTGAGGTCTGCGACTGGACGGTCGAGTCATCGGGCATCGTCCTCAACGCGCGTTGCCGCCACGAAGCGGTTCTCGAAGCCCTGGTGGAGCATTGCGACCACACTGACGAGGTCTTGCGCGCGGTGCGGTCGGTCGCGGCTCGCGAGACCGCGGTGCAGGCATTGCAATTCCTTCCGGTTAATGCCTCCGCGCGTGAAGTTCGACCAGAGGAAGTCGCCGGAAAGGACCTGTTCGTGGTTCCCCCGGCCAGGTTTGCCCTCGACGAGACCCGCGTTCGTGAACTCCTCATGGGAGAGCAGCTCTACCGCGACCGGTCGCTCGCCATCCGCGAGCTGTACCAGAACGCGCTCGACGCGTGCCGCTACCGGAGGGCAAGGCATGAGTACCGGCGGCGAACCGGACAGCCGGACGGTGAGTGGCGGGGCCGGATTGAGTTCGAGCAGGGCGTCGACGTCGACGGCCGACCCTACCTGCTGTGCCGCGACAACGGGGTCGGCATGGGCCGCACGGAACTGTGTGAGGTGTTCTCCCAGGTCGGTGTCCGGTTCGCCGACCGTCTCGAGTTCGCCGAAGAGCGGGCCGAGTGGGCCGGAGCGGACGTGTTCCTGCACCCGAACAGTCGATTCGGCATCGGGGTAATGAGTTACTTCATGCTGGCTGACGAGATCGAGGTCACGACTTGCCGGATGAGCAGGGACGAACGGCTGCCGGGGCCCGAGCTGAAGGTCTTCATCGCCGGGCCCGGCCACCTGTTCCGGATCAATGAGGTTGCCTCACACGGGAATGAACCAGGCACATCTATCAAACTGTTCCTGCGCCCAGGCGAAGAGCTGCCATCGTGTGTCCGCACGCTGCAGGCTCTGCTGGGCATCGCGGAGTTCGAGACGGTCGCCGAGCATGACGGTTCCGTGGCCGAATGGCACCCGAACGAGCTCAAGCCGCGCGAGCGTCAAGCATGGGAAGAGAACGGGATTAATGCGTTCGGCCAGCTGGCTGCCGCCAACCCCGGACAGAACGGCCAGGTGGTGTGGTGCCAGTTTGGCGGCGCCCTCCTCGTGGACGGCATCTACGTCCATGCCTCCTACCAGGGGAAGGTCCTGCACGCTGTCGAGGGCGCGCTCGATCCCCGCGGCGCGGTGATCAACATCGTCGGCCCACGAGCGCCAGCTCTGACAGTGGACCGGATGTCGGTCTTCGAAGACGTCTCCGACGTCGCGGAAGAGCTACTCAGGGAAGCGGCGGGCGTCCTGCGTTCCGACGGGTTCGCCTTCGCTTCCTATTCCTGGATCATTGACGTCGCGCGGACGTCGCCCGGGATCGCCGACCTCGTCACGGAGACCTTTTCGGACGCCGGAGTCGAACTCGTACTGTCTGATAGGCCTCTGTCCCTCGGCGTTTCCGGAGTAATGGCCATTGACAGTGAGCTCTGCGATGCCCATAACTTGTCCGGCCGCGAAGCTGGCAAGACCATCCGCGAGTGGAAGGTACCCGATCACATTCTGCTTTGGCGCTTGCTTGCCCTGGTCGAGGACCCTTTGGGTTCGCTGAGTGGGATCGCAGTCGAACGCACCAGAAAGTTGTTGCCCGCCAAGCCATCCGACACGCTGATTCTCGGAAACCTGGCTGATTATGCTCGCGACGGACTGGACAGTGAGCTTCCGTTGGGACCGTTCTTCAAGTCGTGCGCCGACTTGGGCGTCGAAGAAGATGTCATCTCCGAGCGCATGCAGTTGCTCAACCTTTCCCGCCCCCGGCTGATCACCGAGGCCACGCCTCGACATTCTCCGATCGACCTCGCTCTTCTGAGTAGGTCCGCAGACGGCCGCCCTCCGTGGCTGGCGGTCGGCCCTGTCGATGTCTCCCATCTGATCGTGGCAAGCGTCCGGCTCAAGATGCCCATCACCCGTGTCGCAGACCGGTTGAAGGAATTCGGCTATAGCACACCTGACTCCACCGATCTGCCGCGACGAGTCGAGGACTCCGATCTGCGCCTCCTTAGCTACAACAACGATGGCAAGCGGCCGTGGATATCACTAAAAGGTGGGATTAGCTTTCAGAAACTTGTGCAGTTCGCCATTGCGAGCCATCAAGAAGTCGATCAATTGCTTTATCGGGCGCGAGAGCTCAAGCTGCCCGTTCATGGATCTCGAACGGTCTCGATCAGCATCTTTGAATTGGAGCCACAGATTGCCCAGTTGGCAGCAGAATTCTGGTTAACGCTAGGTGAAGGCGTATCTCGGGCCGAATTGGCTTATCGCGTCGCGCGTCGGGGTATATCTCCAAGAAGTGCGGCTGAAATGCTTACTATGGCAGGACTCGACTTTCAGGAAGTGTATGCGATTCCAGTATCGCTCGACAGTAATGACGTTGCCATCTTAGTGGCGATGTCGTCGTTTCGTGACGTCGTGTCGGTCGCCTGCCTGATTGACATTTCACTCAAGACCAGTATTTCGCAAATGGAGGTCGCCTCTCGACTGAGTAAATTGGGATTCAATGTTCCCGTGGAAGTGGATTCGGCGCTAATCCTTGATTCGAAAGATCGACAGATTGTCGATCGCGTGCAGAACATGTTGTACTCTGGGGTAGTTCGCCCGCAGATTGTCATCCGGGCTGCGGTCGGAGCAGAGTGTTCACCCTGGGAGGCGGGTATTCGATTGCGGCGACTCGGAATTCAGGTCGAAAATTATGATAACCTACCGACAACAAGCTCCGAGCTTGACCTTAAAGCCATGTCGAGCAATTTCGATTTATTCAAGTTTATCCCTGAAGGTGTTCCAGTTCCGGAAGCTCATATCATCCGAATTGCGCATCAGAATCGCCTGAGCCCTCGTGATGTGACGAGGAGGCTCACCTCTCTTGGATACCAATCCCCGCCGGAAGATCAAGTCCCGGCCTGCTGCTTCGACTCGGACGTCAAATTGCTATCTTGGCGCGAACTCACCTCGCACAACAGGTGGCAAGATCCCTACCAACCGGTCTCCATCGCGAACCTGATCCGGGCTGCCATCCGCTGCCGCATCAGCATCATGGCCGCAGCCGCCCGGATGACCGAACTCGGGTGCCGCGTACCCGACCTGGAAACCGTGCTACCGCCACTGCTCGCGCGCGTTCCGACTATCCAGGACTCATAG
- a CDS encoding 5-methylcytosine restriction system specificity protein McrC, with translation MIIDAKCKPLNDRCGVDREDLYQLNSYLTAHKAELGALAYPTLDQQPPPDIQQRNPWLTQQNRAMNFVQLPTTESDCTTALSTLITSRRMDTLD, from the coding sequence GTGATCATCGACGCCAAATGCAAACCACTCAACGACCGCTGCGGAGTTGACCGAGAAGACCTCTACCAGCTCAACAGCTACCTCACCGCACACAAAGCAGAACTCGGTGCCCTCGCCTACCCAACACTCGACCAGCAGCCACCGCCGGACATCCAGCAGCGCAACCCATGGCTCACCCAGCAGAACCGGGCCATGAACTTCGTCCAGCTCCCGACGACCGAAAGCGACTGCACAACCGCGTTGAGCACACTGATCACAAGCAGACGCATGGATACTCTCGACTGA
- a CDS encoding integrase: MFATEAIGGGLLGHSNINTTQAYLAVFDEELIRAYRAFVDHRRTERPQAEYREPTDEEWREFQQHFQTRKLELGERGRPYGTPCKHEHACVRCPSLRLDPAARPRLVEIIANLRDRIQEAQLNGWLGEVAGLRTSLNEAARKLVSLDRTKDRATSQVALGIPIITDRRT; the protein is encoded by the coding sequence ATGTTCGCGACCGAGGCGATCGGCGGAGGGCTGCTCGGCCACTCCAACATCAACACCACGCAGGCATACCTGGCCGTCTTCGACGAGGAGCTCATCCGCGCCTACCGCGCCTTCGTCGACCACAGGCGAACCGAACGCCCCCAGGCCGAATACCGCGAGCCCACCGACGAGGAATGGCGCGAATTCCAGCAGCACTTCCAAACCCGCAAGCTCGAACTCGGCGAACGCGGCCGCCCCTACGGCACGCCCTGCAAACACGAACACGCCTGCGTCCGATGCCCGAGCCTGCGCCTGGACCCCGCCGCACGACCCCGGCTGGTCGAAATCATCGCCAACCTGCGCGACCGCATCCAGGAGGCCCAACTCAACGGCTGGCTCGGCGAGGTCGCCGGCTTGCGGACCAGCCTCAATGAGGCAGCCCGCAAACTGGTCAGCCTCGACCGAACCAAGGACCGCGCCACCAGCCAAGTCGCTCTCGGCATACCCATCATCACCGACCGACGAACGTGA